In Magallana gigas chromosome 1, xbMagGiga1.1, whole genome shotgun sequence, the sequence GCACGTGTAATATACGCACATGAGAAAACATGCGATTTATGTGGATAAAATTCAATGGACACTAGCATACATAGTGTAATTGAAGTCTGCGGGAATCGCCAActtgtgtaaatatttacaatagaaAATAACACTCCTGTCAAATACGCCGCATATTAATAACTTCACATCCATAAAACGTGCTATAAATGCAGGTGTAATATAAATACCTGGGAAAACAAGCGTGGCTTACCTGAAACTAATGCTAGAGTCCACACTCCTCTCTGCATCTTAAAGGGGGTGCAGTTCTTGATCCTGTAAATGTAAACAGCGACTGGCTTTCAATCTTATACTTTTAAGAATTCATTATCCCCATGTACAGGTGTTTCCGAGAAACGCGCGAATGTCGCTTGCCTTCGATAGACTTATCTCTgacgaaaataaaaacataaccCTACGCTATACTTATAAAACTCCGAACGACCAAGATCGTTTAGAATCACTGAAGAATCTTGAGAGACCCCGAAGTAAAAATTGACTTAGATGTATTTTTTCGCGGAAatcaaaaactaaaataatttttttttttgagtgaaCGATCTCTAATCCTCAGCAAAGTTTGATAACTCTAAATCATCCGAATTTCTTCTattcgtaccataaatctgACTTTTATACCTACAATTTTAGTTTAGTATTCTACTGCTAGTATAACCATCAGTTACACAACTGCATGCTTGGCGTAGTGGAGCCACGGAGCACAGTCTCATAATTATATACATCTTGGTATAGAGTTCGAGCTAATCGATccactggaattttttttaaaactcaacttgttttttttattccatcATATCAATCGTAGACAAATTtacaataactttgtaaaatgcattgatattctctaaaaaattcattaaatatcatttcatttataaaggttgaaagaaaaatatcattcttatgatgaaaaaaaaatacttggggctgaggatcggagaacctTAAATCAAAACCTACCTTTTCCACTGTTTCTTGCTTAAATGttcttctttattattattattattattataaaaaagataGCCAGTACATTATAAGTGTCAAATATATAGGATGCCTTGTTTTGATTTGTTCATGCTGCCTATGTTTTGCTATCATTAATAATCAATGCATGAGTACATATCTACCAAACACTGCGTAATCGGACAATCCCGTGCAACAGCGTGATTTCGGTAACTGTTATGACAGAGCATTTTAAAGCTAGAATTCAACTTATGAAATTTCTTACAAGCGAAAGAAATCTGATTGTCTTATTGATATCAAAATCGTGAATATTATTCCGATTAAAAAATAGAGCTGTTGAGTTTTATCGAGAAAAAGCCAAGAGCGACAGAGgactaatgaaaaaaatcatgctGTCTGGATATTTAtcacatgtatatgatttattGGAAAAAGCCTAAGGGTTAAATCTAACGATActttataaacattaattttttgacCATTGCGATTTTTCGTGGCAAATTGGTGTGTTAAGATATATCCCTCGGaatgtacattttctttgtcTGAACccatttaaattgtttgttgtAGATGCACTCGCGGGCTTTTTCTTTTGAAGCATGGTCAATACCAAAACCCTTAATTTACCAACCGCCTTCATATCTcgtcttattttaaattttgaataaatttactcCTTTGTTTAATTCAAAAGTTACAATATGACAATTCAAATTAAAGTTTGATTTCATTGAGAAAGTTTAGAAACAACATTTTTAATAcgaattattttgtatttttttatttgacaccgccttgaaaatttgaaatttacaatttgcatGACAGTGTTAAGctctggaaaatgaaaattaaaaaaaaacgttttattACCCAAGTACACTAGGGATCAGAGAGTAGTTTTGCTATTTTTCTAAAGTGTGTAGGAAATATCACACAAAAGATACAGTGaccaaaaaaatacataaaaaaaaattaatacataaaaagaataaaaaaaaggaagaaaaaaggaaagaaaaaggaGAATATTAGCTTTGcttgtagaaaataatatgcataaataccaaaaaaaagttGATGTAAAAAAGTAAGAGGGACCGTCTCCTATTTTTAAGAAGTACCGATATGTTTCTAGAATAAACTGATCGATAACCTACCTTCGACAATCCAAAATATAAATAGACGAAATCAACTAATAGTCATCGCTTTATTTATAAGcgataaaaacttaaaaaagagAGTTAATAAAAAGACAATGATATTTGCTCATTCGTCATTAGAAACTTAACATACTATTTTAGTGCATTAAAAAAAGTCcaggctttaaaaaaaaacttcagaaGTTGACAAACAAATAGCTATTGGTCGCTTGAACGAACAGAGACTGTTTGTTTACGAGCCCTATATTCTGATAAAAGGTCACGGCAAAAAGAATTGCAAATCTGTCATTAAGTCAACTGTATCGAGAAATCTGTCATCATAACAAATTGAGTAAAGGGACCACTGCCATAAACACATATCATAATATCCACCCCAATTAcgaatgaatattttaaagatctATATTGTTGTATTATGTGACTGAATACCCCCTCCCCCGTCATTTACCACTCCCACCCCCATCCCCTCTTCCCCGTTCAACATCCGAGGAAAGTtatttgcaaaaacaaaaaaaaaaataataaaaaataaacaaggatTTTGTGCGCACAAAatccatgtttattttttattaaattattttgttttgccaTAAAATTCTGCTTCTGATGTGTTTAGCCCCTAGTACGCATCTAATGGTCGGAATATTACCTTTATATGATTAAGTTTCAGTTCGTAGCTATATATAACatataccaaataattaaaCTTTCTCACaaactgttataaaaaaaacctttgttgCATAGAGTGgtacttctctctctctctctctctctctctctctctctctctctctctctctctctctgcatttTTAaacacggggggggggggggggggtggggtatAGCGACCactgtaaacaaattatttattaaatctaaTATAGCTCACCATTTTAGGGGAATAAGCTCTTAAATTGCCTACTTAAGATGTGATTTTTCTCCCccttgtttaaaaatcatgcctTGATCTTGTGATTGATCTTGTGATTTTATGGAATCCGGAACGGGCCATGAAGTTCACTATCGCAGCAACGCATCATCGGCGTTTGGGTCGATAGTGCGATGACGCGATAATGCAATTATAATGATGAGGCGGTGGTGCAATAGCGGGATGACGATGATGAGATGCTGTATTGCGATGGCGATGGTACGACGAAGCGATAGCGATGACGCTATGGTAGGAAAGCGATACTGCGATGGTGCTATAGCGTTGTTGCAATTGTGCCATAGCGAATACGCGATGCTGTATCGCGTCATTATTAGGTTTTCCTCACGCTACCGACATCATCGTATTGCGCTATCGACTGTATTGCACATGCGCAATTGAAAACAAGAAATGGCGTCATGCATTGAATAAATGAGCggattatgtataaaaaaaatctactttacTCGGTTGATAAACATGACTCTCTATTATAAATGGTATTACAAATTAACCATAGCCTTTTTGCCAGACATATAAAGTCATTTAGAATAACTAAATGATAGATTAATACAAAAAATCACATGATCAAGGCTTGGTTTTCAAACATGGATGGCGATAACTTCACATGTTAACATGTTCAAGCGAAGTAAGAGCTTATTTCCGTTATTTTTCTTGGGGAAGAAACTGCTATTAAACCATTTCTCCGAGGGGAGGGGGTAGCTAGGGGAAAAGAAAGCATCGTGTGCATATTTCACAATTCTCGCGAACTCTGTGTTGAGCGCCCAAACAGTTCTCTGGATCTGCCACGTTTTGATTCACCcagaaaataaattatgtttgaaAACACATACTTTTAGTTGGAGTCACAAACTTGACAGACTTGACAATGCTTGTGACGTGATAGATCCAAAACCTAGAAAACgataaatgaaatgtttacatctgcTAATCTATAAGAACCTTTTTTTTTCGTGCGTAAAGTTGTTCATCTCTTGTAGTAAATGTGTAGTGCGGATCCAAAATCTAGAGAACGATTGATTCTAGGTCGAACATTATGCTCATAACGTTTAAAAATAAGCATCCGAATTCAGACAGATTCAATATTGTTTAACTTCAAGGCAACTGATTGACTTAgattgaaacattaaaaaaatgacacaGTTCCAAAAGTATAGAGTAAGAATTTTGtaacattgaaaatgatttaTGACCTATTTCTACtctttaaattgtgtaattATCTTAAAGGTGAAGAAAGTCAGGTATGgatgatatttcataaaacttgtgtcatgtaaacaaggctcgtgccctgtttttgtttacataggttcaatataccctcaaaaacagttcctaacgtttaacatattcattttaggtctagaattggaattttcacttcaacattcaaaatgtaaacaaaagttttgtttacatggcaAAGACTTGTAAGCTTTGTAACTCGCCTGTAACTCAACAaataacactcaaattttggttgcctattaagaaTGCCCCCactgaagcattttaaacattaaaatcggaaaaataatttttgaccaaaattgtgaccatgcccctttaaatgaaacgttcaaactaacatacatgtaatcttgCTGACTCCCTCAatgatatactttaaatgtaTAATGTAGTACAGAATTCAATTGGACAGAAAATGGCGGTCACCTATATTTTTGTGGGGGCAAATTTCACGTGGTCGGATGGTgagataaatataaatatgttgaGCAATTATGGAGATTTGGGACCTTAAGATATCTAAGGATAAGCGTTTTGGAAATTAAAAGGAGGAATGGCAGAGCTTAAGCATTGGGATTCTTTTCTAAAGTGatttaaactcttttttttcataCACAAAGTTAGaatcattgatttaaaaaaaatgatttttgtgatataaccaaaattaaaatgataaaatattttatatgtgcCTACATCGTGTGTTCACATTAGGTTTTTTCATacctttgaaatgaaaaatcccGAGTTTTCCAAAGAGGtagattatattttatttactagtatTCCCCGAGTAACACGACGATTTGTTCACCCTGTCATAATGAGGTATCATAACGATGATTCATGGATATTGACATAATGACATTGTCcttaataaggaatcattccttgagtattatgaggtgataatttcggtcggggtgtgatcaaatccaataaagcccgaagggctttatgatagatttgatcacaccccgaccgaaatgatcatctcataatattcaaagaatgattccttattacttatatttatatacttttaagccttcgtacgattatatatttaaatactaataagcaaaccccgctggcgcctctatttggcgtcatttgtattatgggttatatagtacaaaatcgatacgtagtgttacatgtatcacaggcaaagacactggaaaatgtaaatatagtgaTTTAAACTCTCTTTTTTCCTACACAAAGTTAGAatcattggtaaaaaaaaatgatttttgtgatACAACCaaaattaatatgataaaatatttttatatgtgcCTACATCGTGTGTTTACATTGGGTTTTTTCATacctttgaaatgaaaaatcccGAGTTTTCCAAAGAGGtagaacatatttttttttactagtatTCCCCGATAACGCGACGCTTTGTTCACCCTGTCATAATGAGGTATCATAACGATGATTTATGGATATTGACATAATCACATTGTCTTTAATATGCATACAACTAATCAACAGATTTAACGCCACGTGAATGATGAAAACACCGATTTCAAACTCAGACAATTATCAGATTTGGAGGATAAAAGCAACTCTGAAGTTGtcatttacaaaaacacgagAAGCGTAATTATAAACcagtcaacattttttttatctaaattaaGTGTAATTAACATTAATAATTCTTTTAGATGTAAAGAAGTCATTCAGAAGCTGAAAAGAATAGAAGATTTTTGTcgcattgattatttttataactGTCCGTAATATTTAGGTTTGTTccttattttataaacattctAAGTATTAGAAGCAAACCTAACACTTGGTCAAGAAAATGTTGCAAACAACACCTTGTTTTCTCGTTGCTTTGTTGTTTGCGGTCAATGGTCAGAAACAGAGACAAGTTCTGTATTCTAGACTGGTGGACGAGGTGACTGACTACTCCTTAGCTGTGGTCTATGGGAAAGGGGTGCGTTTTTCCAAGTGTGCAGAAATTTGCTGTGAGGACGACTTTTGCTCTGAGTTTCTTTACAGCGAAACAAGTGGACAATGTATTGGACTTCATTATGCTAACAAGGGAAGCTACTCGTATCAGAATAAAGTCCCGGCAACTTCCAAAATGCTTCGTTTTAAAAGAGGTATATTGTAATTTAATAATGTGTCGAAGttgcatttcaaatactttttctGATGTCTTCAAAAAAGGTCCcggctttaaaaaaaacaaaacttcagAAGTTGACACACAAGTAACTATCGGTCGCTTGAACGAACAGAGACAGTTTACGTGACCTATATTCTGATAAAATGTCGCGGCAAAAAGAATTGAAATCCTGTCGTTAAGTCAACTGTATCGAGCAATCTGTCATCATAAAATATTGAGTAAATGGACCACTGCCATAGACACATATCATAATATCCACCCCAATTAcgaatgaatattttaaagatttatattgTTATACCCCCATCCCCTCTTCCCCGCCCAACATCTGAGGAAAgtaatttgaaaaatcaaaaacagtttttaaaaaaataaacaaaaattttgtgCGCACAAAAtccttgtttatttttcattaaattattttgttttgccaTAAAATTCTGCTTCTGATGTGTTTGGCCCCTAGTACGCATCTAATGGTCGGAATATTATCTTTATATGATTAAGTTTCAGTTCTTAGCTATATGTAACatataccaaataattaaactttctcaaaaactgttataaaaaAACCCTTTGTTGCATAGAGTGgtacttctctctctctctctctctctctctctctctctctctctttctctctctctctctgcaattTTAAAcataggggggggggtatagcaGCCACTGTAGacaaattattcattaaatctAATATAGCTCACCATTTTAGGGGAATGATCTCTTAAATAGCCTACTTAAGATGTGAATTTTCTCCcctagtttaaaaatcatgcctTGATCTTGTGATTGATTTTATGGAATCTGGAAAGGGTCATGAAGTTCACGATCGCATCAATGCATCATCGACGTTTGGGTCGATAGTGCAATGACGCGATAATGCAATTATAACGATGAAGCGGTGGTGCAATAGCGGGATGACGATGATGAGATGACGCATTGCGATGGCGATAGTGCGATGGTACGACGAAGCGATAGCGATGACGCTATGGTACGACGAAGCGATAGCGATATTGCGATGGTGCAATAGCGTTGTCGCAATGGTGCGGTAGCGAAGACGCGATGCTGTATCGGGTCATTATTAGGTTTTTCTCACGCTACCGTCATCATCTTATTTCACAACGCGCTATCGACTGTATTCCACATGCaccattgaaaaaaagaaatggcgTCATGCATTGAATAATTGAGCGGATTATATATAACAAATCTACTTTACTCGGTTGATAAACTTGACTCTCTAATATTAATGATGTATTACAAATTAACCATAGCCTTTTGGCCagacataaaaatacatttagaaTATTTGAATGATAGATAAATACATAAAGACAACAAAAGAACAACAAAAACTCACATATCAAGGCATGGTTTTCAAACAGGGATGGCGATAATTTCACATGTTAATATGTTCAAGCGAAGAAAGACCTTTTTTCccgttattattattttttttttggggggggggggctgctatTAAGCCATTTTTCCGAGGAGGGAAGGGGTTAGCTAGGGGAAAAGAAAGCACCATGTGCATATTTCACAATTCTCGCGAACTCTGTGTTGAACGCCCAAACAGTTCTCTGGATCTGCCACGTTTTGATTCACCcagaaaataaattatgtttgaaAACACATACTTTTAGTTGGAGTCACAAACTTGACAGACTTGACAATGCTTGTGACGTGATAGATCCAAAACCTAGAAAACgataaatgaaatgtttatctGCTAatctataagaaacttttttttcgtGCGTAAAGTTGTTCATCTCTTGTAGTAAATGTGTAGTGCGGATACAAAATCTAGAAAACGATTGATTCTAGGTAGAGCATTATGCTCATAACGTTTAAAAATAAGCATCCGAATTCAGACAGATTCAATATTGTTTAACTTCAAGGCAACTGATTGACTTAgattgaaacattaaaaaaatgacacCCTTCCAAGCAGTAAGAACTGTGAACATATAtcgataaacaaaatatttacccGAAAATGGTGTTTGTTTATATGGCCTTGAAAATTTACCTAGGCCAATGCAGCATTTACTATAATTATGCAAATTATTACATGCACCAAAGTATCCTATTGGAAATCTCTGACGATAGATTTTCAAAAACACGCCAAGACCGATTACGGCGTATGAGCCCAAATAAAAGTCACCCTGCGTTTTCaatggatttatttttgtaagattaaagggacatggtcacgattttggtcaaattctatttttctgttttaattatttacaatgctttaggaatgcatttctaatgatcaaattaaatttgagagtcagtctaaattttttttagcaagatacagggctcacaaatctgtgtcatgtaaacaaggctcgtgtcctatttttgtttacataggttcaatatacaaaaaaatgttttttcaaggcgatttttctatcttcttattcattttaggcatagataaacagttcctaacgtttaacatattcattttaggACTAGAATTGTACTTTTcacttcaaaattcaaaatgtaaacacaaaCTTTTTTCACATGGCAAGTTTTGTAAGCTTTGTAACTCGTCTGTAAcccaacaaatgacactcaaattttggttgcctattaagaaTGCCCCCactgaagcattttaaacattagaatcggaaatataatttttgaccaaaatcgtgaccatgcccctttaaatgaaGCGTTCAAACTAACATAATCTTGCTGACTCCCTCAgtgatatactttaaatgtaTAATGTAGTACAGAATTCAACTGGACAGAAAATGGCGGTCACCTATATTTTTGTGGTTGCAAAATTCACGTGGACGGATGGTgagataaatataaatatgttgaGCAATTATGGAAATTTGTGACCTTCAGATATCTAAGGATAAGCGTTCTGGAAATTAAAAGGAGTAATGACAGAGCTTAAGCATTAGGACTCTTTTCTAAAtgagtaataaggaatcattctttgagtattatgagttgataatttcggtcggggtgtgatcaaatccaataaagcccgaagggctttatgatagatttgatcacaccccgaccgaaattatcatctcataatattcaaagaatgattccttattacttatatttatataattttaagctatcgtacgattatatatttgaatattaataagcaaaccccgctggcgcctcgatttggcgtcatttgtattatgggttataaagtacaaaatcgatacgtagtgttatcacaggcaaagacactggaaaatgtaaatttggTGATTTAAActcctttttttctttacacaaaGTTAGAATCATtggtaaaaaaatgatatttgtgatataaccaaaaataaaatgataaaatattttatatgtgcCTACATCGTGTGTTCACATTGGGTTTTTTCATacctttgaaatgaaaaatcccGAGTTTTCCAAAGAGgtagattatatttttttactagTATTCCCCGAGAAACACGAGGCTTTGTTCACCCTGTCATAATGAGGTATCATAACGATGATTTATGGATATTGACATTGTCTTTAATATACATACAACTCATCAACAGATTTAACGCCACGTGAATAATGAAAACACCGATTTCTCACTCAGACAATTATCAGATTTGGGGGATAAAAGCAATTCTGAAGTTGtcatttacaaaaacacgagAAGCGTAATTATAAACCAGTCAACATATTTTCTTATCTTAATTAAGTGTAATTAAGATTCATAATCCTTTTAGATGTATAGAAATTATTCAGAAGCTGTAAAGAATAGAAGATTTTCGTcgcattgattatttttataactGTCCGTaatatttaggttttttttccttattttaaaaacattctaaGTATTAGAAGCAAACCTAACACTTGGTCAAGAAAATGTTGCAAACAACATCCTGTTTTCTTGTTGCTTTGTTGTTTGCGGTCAATGGTCAGAAACAGAGACAAGTTCTGTATTCTCGACTGTTGAACGAAGTTACGGACTATTCTTTAGCTGTGTTATTTGGAATAAAGGTGCGTTTTTCCAAGTGTGCAGAAATTTGCTGTGAGGACGACTTTTGCGCTGAGTTTCTTTACAGCGAAACAAGTGGACAATGTATTGGACTTCATTATGCTAACAAGGAAAGCTACTCGTATCAGGATATAGTCCCTGCAACTCCCAAAATGCTTCGTTTTAAAAGAGGTATATTGTAATTTAATAATGTGTCGAAGatgcatttcaaattttaatgcatgtaataagTATAATTTGTGAAGGTTAAAATGTAGTATGTGTTTATATTCTAGCTTTAACGGAAACTAGGCATTGTTCACGAATTAAGACAGATCTCAGATTtactgcttgtgagaaaacctactcTGAAAATTTGTCCGAGTAATCTATATATTTcagagttttatttctaaaaaatggACGGGATTTGATTACTAAACCATATGGTTGTTGTGACAAAGAAAGCTTATCAAAAAGCAACCTAGAGAATCagaaaaaatatcacttttgccCTTTTTTCAATTCGTTTCAATATTTGAACGATAAGCAGAATTTATCGACCGACATCTATGACTTAAGaaagaataagattttttagatttaatttgtaaaattttaagttttgcataaccttttttttttcttttataaatttatcaataaGTTTTACAAACAGTAACCGTTTAATTGTgcatacaataaaataattacatggATATCAAGTTATATTCATatgaatacatatataaatattctgggttcatctttattcatttttatttccatGTTAAAGTGTTCCTAAACTATGAAAAAGTCAAAAATATTCGAtgtattgaataaaaagaaatgttttttctttaccaATAATCGATGAATACGAACTGCTATCATTcagaaaactttatttattatttacaaccTTAAACCACACCACTAACTTGTTAACACCATAAttacctttcaaaaaaattttaaacgaATCTAAATCAATAATCTCTGCTTCGAGTTCATCAactcaaaatgaatttttacgACCCCATCGATGTTTCTAATCGTTTTTTTGTCATAATTTAGTTTTGTTATGTACTTTGGTAAATCCATACATTGGGTGGGAgcaatatttgttatttatgtGACAATAAAGCTCTCAATACGATATGTTGTTACATATCGCACTGAAGTGAACATTTACTTTCGTCGATCAactcaacaacaaaatccacaacaatttgatttaattagAATAGACGATGCTAAagcaaaatatatacttattaAAATTGAATCATAAGAAGTTCCACTATTACTACCATTTATACCCTCATTCAttagaaaatttcaaattgaacaTAAAAGCAATTTCTGTCGCATAAGTTCATCAAGATACTTTAATATGTTAggttttatttaattcattttttttaattatgatggTGTCTAGTTTACATTTAAATGATCACAATATCTTGCAATCGAAATTTAACATGCGCattaatttgttcatttttcgggcgaaaagaattgaaatcagGATGGCGGGTTTTGGTGCAATCTTAGATACCAAAGAATAGtttatattattatgtattaCAGAATTCATTTGGACAGGATATGCCGGTCACCTATATTTCTATGGTGGGAAAGACGCAAAAGTCGGGTGGACGAACGCAAAGGTGAAGCATAGATATTTTGAGCAATTAGGAAGGATCTGTTACCTTCAGATATCTAATGTTAACATAAGGTTTGGAAAATTAAAACGACTGTTGGTAGATCTTTAGCATTAGGTTTCCTTGTATATCTTTGTCAGTCAGTTGCATTTCAGCTGGTAGCGGTTCATccatgaaatatacacagaattGCTTTTTATGCAGTTCTTATATTTCCTACATAATGAGAATTATAACTCAATTGTGACTGAGATTATGGTATAACTTTGTCTCTTTTAACTATCAATTTGTAAAACGCCTATCTgtcaaatgtaattttttttctttatcaaaaataGCTGGTATGTCAGAAAATGGGTGCATACTTGGTGGAAATTGAAACAATCGAGGAATCTAATTGGCTGGCGGCTGAATTCCTGATGAAAGGTTTCTTAACTTTAAACACAAAGCGCACGAACaacaattatcaaaaatatctcTGACATTGATAACATTCTGCAGATGT encodes:
- the LOC136273257 gene encoding collectin-12-like isoform X1, with the translated sequence MLQTTPCFLVALLFAVNGQKQRQVLYSRLVDEVTDYSLAVVYGKGVRFSKCAEICCEDDFCSEFLYSETSGQCIGLHYANKGSYSYQNKVPATSKMLRFKREFIWTGYAGHLYFYGGKDAKVGWTNAKLVCQKMGAYLVEIETIEESNWLAAEFLMKDLTRESYYRCSAWTGLNDMDTEGRYVWDHSNASVSITNWYPGQPSLDSDTFASRRDCIDMLKTGQWNDRPCAYLTSFICEKNMLDP
- the LOC136273257 gene encoding CD209 antigen-like protein E isoform X2, which encodes MLQTTSCFLVALLFAVNGQKQRQVLYSRLLNEVTDYSLAVLFGIKVRFSKCAEICCEDDFCAEFLYSETSGQCIGLHYANKESYSYQDIVPATPKMLRFKREFIWTGYAGHLYFYGGKDAKVGWTNAKLVCQKMGAYLVEIETIEESNWLAAEFLMKDLTRESYYRCSAWTGLNDMDTEGRYVWDHSNASVSITNWYPGQPSLDSDTFASRRDCIDMLKTGQWNDRPCAYLTSFICEKNMLDP